The genomic segment TGCAATAACTCACAGATTAATCAAGAGCAGTTTCTAGTGTAAAGGGAAACTAGACAGTTGACTAGAAAAAATCACACTGCACACTACGAAGGCAACAGTAATCTCAAATCAAGACAAGAACTTTCTAAGGAACACTTCaatgtaaaaaattaatagaGAAAACTGAACATTCACGATCTAAGTTAAGAAACAACATCCACAGGATGAGAAAATGCAAAACACAAAAAAATTCATGAGTATTGCACGTATAAATTGATCCAAATGACAGTCCATTCAACCAATCAGAGAGGTCAAACCTATATTACAGTAAAACTATACCTAAAATgctattttaaacaaaatttgagGACCAGTCATACAAACAAGGCATGAAGAACATAAATCACCAGTTGCACTTTTTCAGATTTATTTGCCATTGAGCCTCGTGAACTAAGTTTTCTGCCTGAGCGCCCTTGATCAGGATTTGGAACTGCTGCAGAGAAGAGAGACTCAAGTTCTGAAAAATCAATCTCAGGAGCCCTAGAAAAAACACATTAATGAAGTAAGAacaatatgatgacatgagaatcCAAAAACACACCCAGAGGAGGGGTGAAGTACAAAGTCATTCAATCTCAATCACTAGAGAAAAATACATACTTGGAAGCTTCACCAGATTTTTGTGTTTCTGCCCACAAGCTTCCTGAAACCGCCCTAGATAATTTTAGCCAATGCAGTGGCTTTAATTTCTTTGTTTGGTTATTCCTAGAAGTGAGAGTGCGTGACAGCAAAGATTTCCCTTTTACTGCAGGAGGAATAACAGAAGGTGGTGGAGGAGATGGAGACCCAGGGAAACTACTAGCTCTAGTAGCCGTAGTTGTTACATTTGAAGCTTCTTTATAAGAATTGAGTGGAGGAGGAGGGACCGAAGGAATGGAAGGAGCGTGTAAAGTAGGAAGGCAACCATCTTTTGCAGAAAGAGCTGGGACAGGAGGTGGGGGTGGGGGAGACATTGAAGATGGTCCCTGCCCAGAATGAAAtggaggaggtggaggaggaggagggccTCCTCTTATCGACGAACTCTCACCGGGAGACATtggaggaggtggaggtggaggtggacaAGGTGGAGGTGGACAAGGTGTAGATATTTTAGCTGAGCCATCCATCATAGGCGAGGCTAAGGGAGGTGGACAAGGTGGAGGTGGACAAGGTGTAGATATTTTAGCTGAGCCATCCATCATAGGCGAGGCTAagggaggtggaggtggaggtggaggtggaggtggaggtcgAGGCGGAGTTGGAGGAGCAACTACAGAACCTAAATGTCCCTTCATCGGGGAaattggaggtggaggtggaggtggaggtggactGGGTACACGTCTAGTGGCTGAACCATCCATCATAGGCGTGGTTAAAGGATGTGGGGGTGGGGGTTGAGGAGGAGTTGGAGTTGGAGTTGGAGTTGGAGTTGGAGTTGGTGTTGGTGTTGGAGGAGCAACTAAAGAACCAAAATGTTCCTTTAGCGTGGAAATTGGAACAGGGGTTCGAGGTGGATGTAGGGGTGGGTGCCCACCTCTATCAAATAAGATCTCATTTGAAGGGACTAAAGGAGGTGGAGGGAGGTGGTGGACTAGGTGGAGGTTTTGTAGCCAAACTATTCATCAAAGGTGGGATAATCGAAAGGGGAGGTAGAGATAATGGCTCAAAATCAGAGGATGAATGATCCATTGGAGGATCATTGGACTGGTGATGGCCTGATATAGAAACCGAATCTTCCTTCAATGAAGCAGATATATGAGATGCAATTTTAAAAGTAACATATGTTGTCCAAGTACAAGAAAGAGGAGGagatggtggtggtggaggtggaggttcAGTTTTGGTTCTTTGAATATTATTTGGAACAAATGAATGGGAGACTGGAGGAGTAGAAACGACTTTGTCACATATCACGGCATCTTCAGTAGAGGAAGAATGATCAGGAGAtcgaggtggtggtggtggaaggGATACAGCCCTAGAAACTTTAGCCATGTCTTCATCTGAATGAAGAGGTGTCAGTGTAAGAGATCTAAAAATCATGACGCTATCATCACTCATAGGACTTTGAGTAGAAGAAAGGGATAAATCACCTGCGACTGTAGTGTCATCCTTTGAAGGTGGAGTTGAAACACTGGGCATTTCTGGGGACCAAAGAGGACGACCAACCCCACTTCGGATATCTATCCTATCCTCCAAAGATGGAGTAAGAGGAGGTGGCGGCGTTGTCGGTACTGACTCGAGACTGTCCAGGACCAACAACAAGATCATTTGTAGGTGGAATTGGAGAAGTTGAAAAAAAGGTGTTAGAAGACATTATCTCAGTTTCAGTTAGACAAGGACCTGCTCTAGCAATATCAATTACACGAGCATCAGAACCAAGCTGTTTAGCGTGTAAGAGATGCAAAGTTTTGACAGTTGATGTGAGCGGAGTTGGTTCTCCTGGAGGAACTGGTGTTGGCTTGGTGAATAATACTGCCTCAATTTTATTTGCTTGGGGATCAGCCTGCTTAAGCACAGTCTATATTTGAGGACACTTGGGGAGAAAAGTTGCTCTGCTTATCTGAAGTTAAATTTGTTGGGCTCTCAGCACTATATTCTTGCATGGCAGGATGGTGATTTTCTGGAGACTTTTCTGAATGAGAATAAGCTTCAAGGACAGCATTTGATAAAGATAAATTCTGGAGAACTTCAACAGCGGCATCTCCTTTTGGTACCAACCAATCCACGCTACTAAACATCTCCTGAACTTTAGCAAATGCCTCCAATGGAAGCCCATCTTTCTCTTCAAAACAGGAAAATTCCAGAGGAACTGTGGAAGCAGCAGCATCCATCTCAGAGAAAATAACCTTTTTCCAAAAATGATTTGCATAATCACATTTATGACTTATTCGGAGTTAGAAAACATATTTTTAGCATCTATTGAACATGAGCAAAAAAACATACCTCTGCCCTGAAGTCTCTAGGGAATCGATCTTTAGCATCCCACAATATGTCAATTTCGTCCCGGTTGAGTATTAAAATATTTGACCTAATAAAAGCTGTATTGAACATGACTCGGAACATCATCTCTTCTCTCTCCATGTCATCATGCAAATTGATGCACTCCAATACAACATCACCTTGGATGTGGCAATTGATATCAAGCTTAATTAATTCACATTCTGCCTGAAAATAACCCAATGAACAGAGGCTGAAATACCAAAATTCCAGGAACTTGTAAACACGGACATGCACACAAAGATAAACACTACTGTAACTAAACATGCCCAAAGACACTCACTGTATTGATAACACTAACAGTTTACCAACAAATAGAGTACTTGTGCATGTATATACATGCAAAATAGGGAGAAGGAGAAAAGGGAGGGGGGTGGATGAAATCCTACCCTTTCCCTTATATTCAAGATTGTAAACCAAATGAAGAAAGGAATTTTCTTGGAAGTTAAAATGTGGTGTGTGTTCCTGATACAAGTGCAGAGATACACGACACAAACTATTACTTCTAAAAAGCCTATAAAAAGACTTCGTTAACAATAACTTTAGCATTTTAACCTCAATGAAGAACAATAAAAGCCTAGGTGTTCATTACAGGAAAAGGAAATCTCAATCCACTGATTTAAACACGATAAAACTCCAATACTTTGTCGCTTTCTTCAAACTACACGTAGGATATGCATGAACAAGTACTTGAATTTCAAGAAAATTGCACCACCGTGTTTTATTTCATAATAAAACATTATCTTTCTCATACTTCAACTCTCCATTGCTTTTCGGCTCTCAATTTTGGATTATAATCGCCAGATGTTATTCAAATAACTGAGAACTATAGAATAATCTTACGTGAGTGATAGGCTTGGAACAATCATAATCAAAGTggttaaaaagaaaagaaaatgttaGTAGCAAATGATTTTAAGAGAGATTTTTATTCAACAGAGAATCCACAATCCTCATAGAGCTAAGGCAGTGACTCACATCATAACACAAGTTGTATTTTGATGGACATCTGATGCAACACATAACCAGAAACAATGACTGAGAGAGGAGTGGCTTTCTCCTTGTACTTAAATATAGTTATCGTGTTTTAATGAAAATCGAGTTTTTTAACTGCCATCCTTCACTCACTTATTGTACTTTTGCCAAATATGAATACCAACACATCAGAGTTCACCAGCTATAATGAATTTTTGTTTCCCCTCTCCCAATTGTTATTCAGAAGTCCCCTTTAGTTCTCAAATAAATGGGATTTTTTCCCTTTATAGTTCATGTTGTACATGAACTCTATGACCAagtttatcatttcatgttgtTCATACAACTAATAAATGTGATCTCAATCAAGCTCTTATTATCTAAATAGTCCACAATGTTACTCCTACAATCTTTCGAACTAAAATACATTCAAGTATCCACAATCTAGCATTTTGGAAAGTCTCTCGAGCACATTGAATTGCCAGCACCCAGTCAAATTGAATAACTGAATTCATTAGCCCAATACTTGTGTTATTACATTTCTTGTCTCATTAAAACACACTTGACTCACCTGCTGCAGGAGTTATAAATCAGACATGTTGTTAACAATGGACTATATTATTCGATATATCCATGTATGCAATGGCTTTGTTGTTCTAGTTTATAATTCTGTCCATTTGATCAGTGTAAACATTTACCAAAGTACAGTTTATAGATTTTATCATCCATTTTAAGTTCAAGAACTACTTATAGTCGGACAAATCCTGGGATAAATGGATCTGTCTTCCTGCTAAGTCAATCAAATAATTTCTGAGGTGATCAAACACACACACGCACATATTTGGTCAACCAACAACATACACGATTGTAACAAAATGTAAGAGTTCACCTGCTTATAGTGTCGAACAACTCTACTCTTTTTTGGAGTTGAAAATAGAACCTTGGGTGTACGATCGGAAACAAGAAAAGGATCTTGTCCATATAAACGAAATATTGGTCTGCAGCCACCCTTGCCATCAAAATTAGGAATCATTCTAATGATGACACAATCCATGGTGAGTGCCCTGTCTAAAGGGGGCCATTCTGCAGCAATATTCCTCCTTGACACGTATTGCAGGTAGCGTAACTGAGAAGGAATAGGATTCAGCGGGGACAAGTAGTGCAAAAGCTCCCGAGGAGCTTGCTTGTACACCATGTCCAAGGTCTTATGCTCCCCACTATACAGCTTTTTGTAGATCAGTAATGCAGCCAACATGAAAGCCAAAACTGGCCAACCACCAATTTCACAGTGTGTGAGAAGCAGATTCTGCAGCCCAAGTGATAGCCAGCTTTCACTCGAACGGATAAAGTGGTGGATCATCTCCATTGGGAGCAATGGGCATCCTTCGTACTGCCGAGGGTACTCCATTATAGTCATATCATATTCAGACAAAGCATTCGCCATCTGGCTTTGGGTCTCCCCCTCTCGGAAGTTGAAAACTAGAATAGAGGCATCAGGATAGTTCTCCCTAAGTTGCGTCATTATTCCTCCCACATATTGCTTGTAATTTTGTTCTTCCCAAGTGTTGGTGGTAAAGCAATCATCAAATACTGTATCAATGATAAATGCCACAGGCACAACTTAGGCTCTTCAAATTGAATACAAAATTCATTGCAATTTGTTCATAAGCCACAATCTTTTAAGATTATAAAACATGTTGTCAACTTACTGAAAAGTACTTCGTTGTCTCCCACAATAATATTCAGATTTGAATCATCGTGCTATGCATGATAATGACACTGTTCCATCGaacaaaatatcaatttttactTACTACATTTTATCAACTCCATGCATCAAGTTTCAGCAGCTAACAAGGATTTCTATTGCTTTCTAATGCTGCTCAACCACGCATCAAGAGTTTTACATTGCATAATGTAAATTCACTCACCGATttgacatcataaattcaaaatttactaGTTTAGACGCTTAATTAGTGAGTAATACATGCATTTGACTTATTATTTATACGTCATATGTAGAGTCAAGCACACTTGTATCATAAATTCCACGTATTTAGAGCGACAATTTCACATGTCACAATCTATGGTCAATTCCCATGCGTATATCCATAAAGCTAAGACAAACATCTACACCACTTGAGCAACAGGTGCCTATTAGTAGTCCACAATCACCACAGTCAAATTTATTTTCCTTAATCCGTAGAACACCAATAGGTAACTACATTTTGCTTAGCATCAACTGCTGTAGACAAAAAGGAGGACAATACCTTCACTCCATAGCACCAGGCCACGTCCGAAAACTATGTTTACAAActcttgttttttttaaaattattaatcgTGCCTCTTCCAAAGCCCATTTTTTTAATTACCCGTACCCGATTATTCAAAAGTAAAGCTAAACTAACCCACaaatacaactcataatctcctTACTCAAAGTATGTCTTAATTGAAAAAACCACGCTTTCGAGAAAATAGCAACAAAACCTTTCATAACTAATTTTCCATAAACATGCACGGATTAAAAGAAATaaccaaaaacaaaaatagctAAATATAGAAAGATGGAGACAGAGTCACAGCACCGTATACTTTCTCGCAGATCTCAAGAAGTCCATCCGGCGGCTTCCGGTAAAACAATTTCCGAAACAATGCCATTCCTTAACACCACTTAACTCTTCCCCTCTCcctacacaaacacacacaagcACACAAATGTAATTGTATACGCACACCTGAAACTATGAATTAGATCAATAGCTgagaaattttaatttataaaaaaaaaaaacactaaaATATTGCAAATTTCTATTTTGTTTATCGTGGGGTTTGGTTTTCTTGAAGCTACGGGAAAGCTCCGGCGATTTCTTCAGATGAATTTATCGAATTGATTAAACAGCCGACTCGGAGAATAGGAGATAGGATGCCACGTAAGCACGTGTTAGAATCCAACAACGGCGTGTGAGTCACGAGAAGATTGACTAATTTATGGCAAGAAATGAATATTTCGGCtggttaatttttttattattta from the Primulina eburnea isolate SZY01 chromosome 3, ASM2296580v1, whole genome shotgun sequence genome contains:
- the LOC140826696 gene encoding formin-like protein 18, with translation MALFRKLFYRKPPDGLLEICEKVYVFDDCFTTNTWEEQNYKQYVGGIMTQLRENYPDASILVFNFREGETQSQMANALSEYDMTIMEYPRQYEGCPLLPMEMIHHFIRSSESWLSLGLQNLLLTHCEIGGWPVLAFMLAALLIYKKLYSGEHKTLDMVYKQAPRELLHYLSPLNPIPSQLRYLQYVSRRNIAAEWPPLDRALTMDCVIIRMIPNFDGKGGCRPIFRLYGQDPFLVSDRTPKVLFSTPKKSRVVRHYKQAECELIKLDINCHIQGDVVLECINLHDDMEREEMMFRVMFNTAFIRSNILILNRDEIDILWDAKDRFPRDFRAEVIFSEMDAAASTVPLEFSCFEEKDGLPLEAFAKVQEMFSSVDWLVPKGDAAVEVLQNLSLSNAVLEAYSHSEKSPENHHPAMQEYSAESPTNLTSDKQSNFSPQVSSNIDLLFTKPTPVPPGEPTPLTSTVKTLHLLHAKQLGSDARVIDIARAGPCLTETEIILESVPTTPPPPLTPSLEDRIDIRSGVGRPLWSPEMPSVSTPPSKDDTTVAGDLSLSSTQSPMSDDSVMIFRSLTLTPLHSDEDMAKVSRAVSLPPPPPRSPDHSSSTEDAVICDKVVSTPPVSHSFVPNNIQRTKTEPPPPPPPSPPLSCTWTTYVTFKIASHISASLKEDSIVWLQNLHLVHHLPPPPLVPSNEILFDRGGHPPLHPPRTPVPISTLKEHFGSLVAPPTPTPTPTPTPTPTPTPPQPPPPHPLTTPMMDGSATRRVPSPPPPPPPPPISPMKGHLGSVVAPPTPPRPPPPPPPPPPPPLASPMMDGSAKISTPCPPPPCPPPLASPMMDGSAKISTPCPPPPCPPPPPPPPMSPGESSSIRGGPPPPPPPPFHSGQGPSSMSPPPPPPVPALSAKDGCLPTLHAPSIPSVPPPPLNSYKEASNVTTTATRASSFPGSPSPPPPSVIPPAVKGKSLLSRTLTSRNNQTKKLKPLHWLKLSRAVSGSLWAETQKSGEASKAPEIDFSELESLFSAAVPNPDQGRSGRKLSSRGSMANKSEKVQLIDHRRAYNCEIMLSKVKIPLHDLLSSVLSLEDSALDVDQVDNLIKFCPTKEEMQILKGYTGDKGSLGKCEQFFLALMQVPRIESKLRVFSFKIQFSSQVSDLRNNLNVVNSASDQIRGSSKLKRIMQTILSLGNALNQGTARGSAIGFRLDSLLKLTETRARNNKMTLMHYLCKVLADKLPELLDFWQDLSSLEHASKIQLKFLAEEMQAISKGLEKVVQELSMSENDGPASDNFRKALKEFLSFSEGEVRSLASLYSGVGRNVDALILYFGEDPSRCPFEQVISTLLNFVRMFKKSNEENCKQLEFERKKAEKEASAEKSKIKNATEKDSGNLILSRVKSVK